The genomic window GAGTAAAGGCTGTCTTATCAATTGCCATATTTTCAAAAGCGTCCGCGATCGCGCGATAGTCATTCCAGCTCAAGATAAATTCTGGTAACCAAGGTAATTGAAAGAAAAAGATATACCAACTGCGGAGCAATTGTCGGGGATTATTGCGCAATGCTTCAGCAAATTTTGCAGGATGCGGCAAATTCATCACAATTAAGCGATCGACCATTTGCGGATATTCATCAGCAAAAGACCACGCGATCGCGCCTCCCCAATCATGCCCCACCAAAGTGCAACTTTCATACCCCAATCCTCGAATGACCCCCTCAACATCGCGAACCAAATTTTCCATTCGATACGCCTCTGTTTCTTGAGGTTTTTCGCTTTCGTTATAGCCGCGCAAATCTAACGCCACCACCTTATAAGATTTCGCGAATTCTGGAATTTGATAGCGCCAAGAATACCAAAACTCAGGAAAACCGTGTAAAAACAGCATTAACGACCCTTCTCCCTGCGTGACGTAATGCAGAGATAAACCGTTAACAGTAATGGTTTCGTGCTGCCAAGACCCTTGAAGAACAGACATAGATAAAAAATGAGC from Lusitaniella coriacea LEGE 07157 includes these protein-coding regions:
- a CDS encoding alpha/beta fold hydrolase — protein: MSVLQGSWQHETITVNGLSLHYVTQGEGSLMLFLHGFPEFWYSWRYQIPEFAKSYKVVALDLRGYNESEKPQETEAYRMENLVRDVEGVIRGLGYESCTLVGHDWGGAIAWSFADEYPQMVDRLIVMNLPHPAKFAEALRNNPRQLLRSWYIFFFQLPWLPEFILSWNDYRAIADAFENMAIDKTAFTPADLEAYKNAAAKPGAATAMLNYYRNIFQGIVTPRSWRVLEMPTLMIWGEEDIALGKELTEGTEAYVKDFQIRYIPQCSHWVQQEKPQLVNQYMWDFL